In Nonomuraea sp. NBC_00507, the following are encoded in one genomic region:
- a CDS encoding FG-GAP-like repeat-containing protein produces MDNGIYPYPGAAEILAAQNVRLISGDGHILLADCATPAQGDIGLLKVWTTDEAIGADGIGRVCFKVTASSGVLNLEVPGVFEIRGDGQREGTGHQVTAKLRSDDGEQLTVDVDPDGSTQVGLGADPDASPTMLLHLRAGTGPAPGTGEHTAVGKLATVGRECTATLVAPRWALGAASCLATDPNQPQLTEGAPASATYVAFPGKAGVKVDWLSPRAGRDVVLARLTTPVEGITPIPVATAAPTGVELSTVGYSRAGMTATDWTTDQQRSAQVTFTGATATTLSTAAGPLVCSGMAGAPVLNGGKIAAVLSQAGQAGCPDTAGSDSALTAARTDDLATWVNAITTAVADHTWTLADLPATATPGTAVSASADSAFTGTGLPLTATAGATWKTGDTFSPAVELNGTTGTLSARGPAVVTDADFSLSAWAKPAAGGTVLSQDGVNTAGFKLWAENGSWRFAMSRSDVASPVWDTAIAPAGSAPAGVWSQVAVTYKAATGVAILWVNGRNVASVRHTVKWKAAGALRAGAHKTGAASLGGHFKGVLSTLQTWNRLSLTPALNKHDFDGDGRNDVIITDGAGDLWMYPNQGGSGLTTVSVSNRVKIGSGWGSLRWVVTDWDADGLADVVMSGSDGVLWMYPNQGGSLSSSGKKQIGTGWANYVHAAGNANSTPHADLFGINKSNGALYYYPDGGGKTQIGTSGWTDFRIFPADFSGDNRADVMAIDPSGELWFYANTSQNGVTLAGRTQSGTGWSNFKVAAMDLSGDGKTDLVALDGSGNLWVYPGNGSGRFGSRSQIGVGWTVTAIG; encoded by the coding sequence GTGGACAACGGCATCTACCCCTACCCTGGGGCGGCGGAGATCCTGGCGGCGCAGAACGTCAGGCTGATCTCCGGCGACGGCCACATCCTGTTAGCCGACTGCGCCACGCCGGCACAGGGCGACATCGGCCTGCTGAAGGTCTGGACCACTGACGAGGCCATCGGCGCTGACGGAATCGGCCGGGTCTGCTTCAAGGTGACCGCATCCTCCGGCGTACTGAACCTCGAAGTTCCGGGCGTGTTCGAGATCCGCGGCGACGGCCAGCGTGAAGGCACCGGTCACCAGGTGACCGCGAAGCTGCGCAGCGACGACGGCGAACAGCTCACCGTCGACGTGGATCCGGACGGCAGCACTCAAGTGGGTCTGGGCGCAGACCCGGATGCGTCGCCGACCATGCTGCTGCACCTACGTGCCGGCACCGGCCCCGCGCCGGGCACCGGCGAGCACACGGCGGTCGGCAAGCTCGCCACCGTCGGCCGCGAGTGCACCGCGACGCTGGTCGCACCACGCTGGGCGCTCGGCGCCGCAAGCTGCCTGGCCACCGATCCGAACCAGCCCCAGCTCACCGAAGGCGCGCCGGCCAGCGCTACCTATGTCGCGTTCCCCGGAAAGGCCGGTGTCAAGGTCGACTGGCTGAGCCCGCGTGCCGGCCGCGACGTGGTCCTGGCCCGGCTGACCACCCCGGTCGAAGGGATCACCCCGATCCCGGTGGCCACCGCCGCTCCCACCGGTGTCGAGCTGTCCACCGTCGGCTACAGCCGCGCCGGCATGACGGCCACAGACTGGACGACCGACCAACAGCGCAGCGCGCAGGTCACCTTCACCGGCGCCACCGCCACGACACTATCCACCGCGGCCGGACCGCTGGTGTGCAGTGGGATGGCCGGTGCCCCTGTCCTCAACGGCGGCAAGATCGCAGCCGTTCTCAGTCAGGCGGGCCAGGCCGGATGCCCTGACACCGCCGGGAGCGACAGCGCCCTCACCGCCGCCCGCACTGACGATCTCGCGACCTGGGTCAACGCCATCACCACCGCCGTGGCCGACCACACCTGGACCCTGGCCGACCTGCCCGCCACAGCCACTCCGGGCACCGCCGTCAGCGCCAGCGCCGACAGCGCCTTCACCGGAACCGGCCTCCCGCTGACCGCCACCGCCGGCGCGACCTGGAAGACCGGCGACACCTTCAGCCCGGCCGTCGAACTCAACGGCACCACCGGAACCCTTTCAGCCAGGGGGCCCGCCGTCGTCACCGACGCCGACTTCAGCCTCAGCGCCTGGGCCAAACCCGCCGCCGGTGGCACCGTTCTGTCCCAGGACGGCGTCAACACCGCCGGCTTCAAACTCTGGGCTGAGAACGGATCCTGGCGCTTCGCCATGAGCCGATCCGACGTGGCCAGTCCCGTCTGGGACACCGCCATCGCACCCGCGGGCAGTGCTCCGGCAGGTGTCTGGTCACAGGTCGCCGTGACCTACAAGGCCGCCACCGGCGTCGCGATCCTCTGGGTCAACGGACGGAACGTCGCCAGCGTGAGGCACACGGTGAAGTGGAAAGCCGCCGGCGCACTGCGCGCAGGCGCGCACAAGACCGGCGCCGCAAGCCTCGGCGGCCACTTCAAGGGCGTCCTGTCCACTCTCCAGACCTGGAACCGGCTTTCACTCACGCCCGCGCTGAACAAGCACGACTTCGACGGGGACGGTCGTAACGATGTCATCATCACCGACGGAGCCGGTGACCTGTGGATGTATCCGAACCAGGGCGGCTCGGGACTGACCACCGTCAGCGTCAGCAACAGGGTAAAGATCGGCAGCGGGTGGGGTTCCCTGAGATGGGTCGTCACTGACTGGGACGCCGACGGCCTTGCCGACGTCGTCATGTCAGGCTCCGACGGCGTTCTGTGGATGTATCCCAACCAGGGCGGATCTCTGTCCTCCAGCGGCAAGAAGCAGATCGGCACCGGCTGGGCCAACTACGTCCACGCCGCAGGCAACGCCAACAGCACTCCGCACGCCGACCTGTTCGGCATCAACAAGAGCAACGGCGCGCTGTATTACTACCCCGACGGGGGTGGCAAGACCCAGATCGGCACCAGCGGCTGGACCGACTTCCGCATCTTCCCCGCCGATTTCAGCGGCGACAACCGCGCCGATGTCATGGCGATCGACCCCTCGGGCGAGCTCTGGTTCTATGCCAACACGAGCCAGAACGGTGTCACTCTTGCCGGCCGTACCCAATCCGGGACCGGCTGGAGCAATTTCAAGGTCGCGGCCATGGATCTGAGCGGTGACGGCAAGACTGACCTGGTCGCCCTCGACGGCAGTGGCAATCTGTGGGTCTATCCCGGCAATGGCAGCGGTCGCTTCGGCAGCCGCTCCCAGATCGGGGTCGGCTGGACCGTCACCGCCATCGGCTGA